The stretch of DNA GTCATGCAATAGAGTGTAGAATTACAGCAGAAGATCCAAATTCATTTTTACCAAGTCCTGGAAAAGTTACACAATGGATGGTTCCTGGTGGAAGAAATGTAAGAGTTGATTCTCATGTTTATACAAACTATGTTGTTCCTCCATACTATGACTCAATGATTGGAAAACTAATTGTTTGGGGAAGAGATAGAAATAAAGCTATTAACATTATGAAAAGAGCTTTAGCTGAATTTGAAGTTGAAGGAATAAAAACTACAATTCCATTTCATCAAAAAATGATGGAAAATGAAGATTTTATTTCAAATAACTATGATACTAAATACCTAGAAAACTACAAAAAACTAGACGATTTATAAGAAAAGAGCTTAGCTCTTTTTCTTAAAGCTTAAATTTATCTAAAACTAGATATACTCCGGAAAATTATACACATTTATATACCCATTTTACTTTGATATATTAATCAAAGATTCATTTTCATTAAACTGACTTACTTGCAAGACTCAAATTGCGTTTTAATTGTACATTTATGGGCAAGATTTAATCTAAACTATATAACCGTGTGTATTTTTTATAAAATAATATACTAAGGTAAAAAAATGACTTTTAACGAATTCAATTTAAAAGATTTATTGCAAAAAGCAATAGATGAAGCAGGTTTTAAAGAACCAAGTCCAATACAAGAACAAGCGATCCCGTTTGTATTAGCAGGTAGAGATATTGTTGGACAAGCACATACAGGAACAGGTAAAACAGCAGCATTTGGACTTCCTATTTTAAATAATATGAAAGGTAATTCTGGTGTTGAAGCAGTTGTTATTGTTCCTACAAGAGAACTTGCAATGCAAGTTTCAGATGAATTATATAGATTTGGTAAATTCTTAGGTGTTAACACTGCAACTGTGTATGGTGGACAAGCTTATGCTAGACAAATCAAATTAATAGAAAATGCAGGAATTATTGTAGCAACTCCAGGAAGATTTTTAGATCTTTTAAGAGGTAATAAAATTGATATTAAACCTAATTACGTAATTCTTGATGAAGCAGATGAAATGCTTGATATGGGATTTTTAGATGATATTAAAGAAATTTTTACTTTCTTACCAAAAGAGAGACAAACTCTATTATTTTCTGCAACAATGCCATTAGCGATTAAAAATCTTGCTAAAACTATTTTAAATAACCCAGAGTTTATTACTTTAACAAAAAGTGATGTTACAAATTCAAAAATTACTCAAACTTTTTACGTTGTTGATGAAAGAGAAAGAGATGATGCATTAATTAGATTATACGATTACAAAAATCCAACTAAATCTATTATTTTTTGTCGCACAAAAAAAGAAGTTGATAGATTATCAACATTTATGGTTTCTCAAGGATTTATGGCAAAAGGTCTTCATGGTGATATGGAGCAAAGACAAAGAGAAGAAGCAATTAGAGCGTTCAAAACTTCTAAATTAGAAATTCTAATTGCAACGGATGTTGCAGCTAGAGGATTAGATGTTAATGATGTTTCTCATGTATTTAATTATCATTTACCATTTGATTCTGAGTCTTATGTACATAGAATTGGTAGAACAGGAAGAGCTGGAAAAGAAGGAATTGCTGTATCTATTGTAACTCCACATGAGTTTAGAATGTTACAAAAAATTGAAAAAAATATTGGTACAAAATTAGAAGCTAAAATAGTTCCTGATATTGATTCTGTAAAAGTGAAAAAAATAGCTGAATTAAAAAATCAAATTAGTGAACAAGAAATTAAAGATTATGCTTTAGCTTTAGTTGAAGAACTAAAAGAAGAATTCGATATTTCTACTATTGCATTTAAATTAGCATCTATGATTTCAGCATCTACATTTGTTCAAGGTAATAATAATATTGGAAAAACTGAGTCTGATATTAAAAGACTTATTGAAAATTCAAGTAGATATGATAGCGAAGGTTCATCTTCTGGAAGAAATTCAAGAGGTGGAAGTAGATTTGGTTCAAGAGGTGGTTCACGAGGTGGAGATAGAGATAGAAATTCTAGACCATCTGGAGATAGAAACTCAAGAGGTGGAGATAGAGATAGAGCTCCAAGAGGTGATAGACCAGCAGGTGACAGAGCACCAAGACCAGCAGGAGATAGACCAAAACCAAGTGGAGATAGAGATAGAGCTCCAAGAGGTGATAGACCAGCAGGTGATAGAGCACCAAGACCATCAGGGGATAGACCAAAACCAAGTGGTGACAGAAGTCCAAGACCATCTGGTGATAGAAGTAGAAAAAGAGATTAATTCTCTTTTTTGAAATTTTAATATTCTCATATAAATTCTAACAAAAATCAAAAAATCACAATTCTTTAGCAATAATATAATCTAAATAATAATTCTATAATAATTTTAAGCTTATTTAAAGCTAAGGTAAACAATATACTACTATAATGACAATATAAATAAGTTATAAAAGGTTTACCTTTGGATATAAGAACAATAAACAGCTTTGAAAAAGCAAGAGAAAAAACCCTTCCTAGTTTTGCAAAACTTTCATTAGCAATGCTATTTATAGTAGTCGTATTTTTGTGGTCCTATACATCCCATGGAAATGTACCTAATAATACATTTCTGATTATTGGTGCCATATTTGGTGCTTATATGGCAATGAATATAGGTGCAAACGATGTTGCAAATAATGTAGGACCTGCTGTTGGTTCTAAAGCAATTACAATGACATGGGCAATTATTCTTGCTGCAATATTTGAAGCTTTAGGTTCTTTTATCGCAGGTGGAGAAGTTGTAAAAACTATAAAAGATGGAATAATCGACCCTGCATTAATAGCAAATCCTGAAATATTTATTTGGGCTATGACAGCAGCGCTTTTATCTGGGGCTTTATGGCTAAATTTTGCAACTTCTATTGGAGCTCCTGTTTCAACTACACATTCAATTGTTGGTGGAGTAATGGGTGCAGGAATTGCAGCTGCAGGTTTTTCAATTGTTGATTGGAATATGGTTGGAACAATTGTTGCTTCTTGGATTATTTCGCCCTTGTTAGGTGGAATAGTTGCCGCTGGTTTTTTATTTTTTATCAAAAAACAAATAATTTATAAAGACAATTTAATTGAATCATCAAATAAATTTGTTCCTATATTAATTGCATTTATGGCTTGGTCTTTTAGTACATATATTATTTTAAAAGGATTAAAAGCCATAGTTAGTGTGAATTTTTTTGTTGCAACAATTATTGGATTAATTATTGCTATTTGTGTTTATTTTATTGTAAAGCCTCTTGTTAAGAAAGCTTCTTTAAAATTAATTAATAATAGAACATCAATTAATTCTTTATTTAATATTCCACTTATATTTGCAGCAGCTTTATTATCTTTCGCACATGGAGCTAATGATGTTGCAAATGCAATAGGACCATTAGCTGCAATTAATGATGCAATTATGAATTCTGATGTTGCAAGTAATGTTAATATTCCCTTTTGGGTTATGGCAGTTGGTGCTTTTGGTATAGTTGTTGGGCTAGCTTTATATGGGCCTAGACTTATTAAAACTGTAGGTTCTGAGATTACTGAACTTGATCAAATCAGAGCTTATTCTATTGCTATGGCTGCTGCATTTACTGTTATTGTTGCAAGTCAGTTAGGTCTTCCCGTATCTTCTACTCATATTGCAATTGGTGGTGTTTTTGGAGTTGGTTTTTTAAGAGAATATCTTGATATGAATGAAAAAAGATTTTTACAAGAGACAAGAAAAAAATTCAAAAAACATAAAAAAGAACTTGATAATATGCAAGAAGAATTAGATAAAATCGAACTTATTAAAGATAAATCAAAATCTAATTATATAAGAATAGTTGAATTATATAAAAAAATTGATGAAAAAGATGATTTAGTGAAGCTTGAGAAAAAAGATATTAAAGACGCAAAAAGTACTAAATATGTTAAAAGAGATGCTGTTAAAAAAATTATTGCTGCTTGGATTATTACTGTTCCTGCTGCTGCAATTCTTGCTGCTGCAATATTCTTTATGATAAAAGGTATTA from Arcobacter suis CECT 7833 encodes:
- a CDS encoding inorganic phosphate transporter, translated to MDIRTINSFEKAREKTLPSFAKLSLAMLFIVVVFLWSYTSHGNVPNNTFLIIGAIFGAYMAMNIGANDVANNVGPAVGSKAITMTWAIILAAIFEALGSFIAGGEVVKTIKDGIIDPALIANPEIFIWAMTAALLSGALWLNFATSIGAPVSTTHSIVGGVMGAGIAAAGFSIVDWNMVGTIVASWIISPLLGGIVAAGFLFFIKKQIIYKDNLIESSNKFVPILIAFMAWSFSTYIILKGLKAIVSVNFFVATIIGLIIAICVYFIVKPLVKKASLKLINNRTSINSLFNIPLIFAAALLSFAHGANDVANAIGPLAAINDAIMNSDVASNVNIPFWVMAVGAFGIVVGLALYGPRLIKTVGSEITELDQIRAYSIAMAAAFTVIVASQLGLPVSSTHIAIGGVFGVGFLREYLDMNEKRFLQETRKKFKKHKKELDNMQEELDKIELIKDKSKSNYIRIVELYKKIDEKDDLVKLEKKDIKDAKSTKYVKRDAVKKIIAAWIITVPAAAILAAAIFFMIKGIMVS
- a CDS encoding DEAD/DEAH box helicase translates to MTFNEFNLKDLLQKAIDEAGFKEPSPIQEQAIPFVLAGRDIVGQAHTGTGKTAAFGLPILNNMKGNSGVEAVVIVPTRELAMQVSDELYRFGKFLGVNTATVYGGQAYARQIKLIENAGIIVATPGRFLDLLRGNKIDIKPNYVILDEADEMLDMGFLDDIKEIFTFLPKERQTLLFSATMPLAIKNLAKTILNNPEFITLTKSDVTNSKITQTFYVVDERERDDALIRLYDYKNPTKSIIFCRTKKEVDRLSTFMVSQGFMAKGLHGDMEQRQREEAIRAFKTSKLEILIATDVAARGLDVNDVSHVFNYHLPFDSESYVHRIGRTGRAGKEGIAVSIVTPHEFRMLQKIEKNIGTKLEAKIVPDIDSVKVKKIAELKNQISEQEIKDYALALVEELKEEFDISTIAFKLASMISASTFVQGNNNIGKTESDIKRLIENSSRYDSEGSSSGRNSRGGSRFGSRGGSRGGDRDRNSRPSGDRNSRGGDRDRAPRGDRPAGDRAPRPAGDRPKPSGDRDRAPRGDRPAGDRAPRPSGDRPKPSGDRSPRPSGDRSRKRD